In Solanum lycopersicum chromosome 3, SLM_r2.1, the genomic stretch CAATTAGTGTTATATCTGAAGTAAATATGGCCTAAATTGTCTCATGGGGGGTCCTAACTTACCTTTTAGTGAGACCAATATACATGTAAGAGCAATGGGTTAAAAAAAACACCTAAACGTCTAAGTAGGAAAAGTGAACAGTTGATAGTTCAGGTATATTTGATAAACGTCTAGGGGTAGTTGagatatgaaactcaaaaaacgGATATACTTTAAGTGTGCTTTTGATCCTTCCCTCTATATGTTATGAATTTGGCAGAAACATAGTTTTAGACCTAAATTCTGTATTTGTGTTGAGACCCAATAGGTAAGAAGGGATGTGAATGAATGCAGAACTCGTAAACTTCGTCTGTCTATAGACACAACAAGTTAAGCAAAACAGAAGAAGCAAGTTTGCTACATACCTATCAGAAGGAAGAGGGCAAAAGGTGATAACATAATCTGCAGAACCACCACAAGTGAAAGTACTGGAGCCATCATCATAAGCATAGCTATAAGATCGCGGACATGCCCTCTTGAAGAACAATGAGTAATCCGTTGGCTTGCATGTATCAGGCGTGGCGTATGATCCACTACAACAatattttggatcaccaaacgCCTCACAAGCGCTTTTACATCCCACACACTCACTACTTAAGCTATTCATCATTTTCTTCAGCTCATTCGGGCATGACCCATTAAGATCAACACCACAACCGGTTGTTGAACAGTTTCCAGCTCCGCCTTTTGGAGTTATAAGCATTGGTAAGTTATAACCGTCCACAAGGCTAACATCGTAGAAATCAAGCCCTCCAGCACCGTTCAAGGTGAACTCCGCCAGAGTAGCTGGTGGAGCAGCTCCAGCTCCGGAACattccactgttccggagccgcAATCACCTGATGCACAGGTGAATTTGCCTGTGGATGAATCTTGGGAACAGAAAGTCCGACCCCATAAACGACCCGACCAGCCCGTTGGCGCGGAAACCGAGACGGACTGGCTGGGGTCTAACATGAATCCTGTTGGAGAAAGTTGAGCTGTGCCTGCACCTGATAAAATACCAGGCCATACTTGATAATTGCACTGATTTACTAGTGTAAATGTTGCTGATAAGGCTCCTgtttcatttattaaaaaaaaaaatgaaaaatattagtCAATCAATCAACTACATCTCAATCTTAAATTAATTGACATCGACCATATACGTTGCCAAATAACTTTTGTTTGGACCAATGTAAACGGAATCTAATAATTTTGGTCCAAACTTTGtatttatctaaaaataacttatttaaaatcTAGTATGAATCTTTATATCCCGACTCtgtctctctttctctctctatatataaaaattcacTAAAATATCTAGAAGTATTTTTTAACGGTTAATCCCATTATTATTATACATTGACTTGggattattatattatgtatt encodes the following:
- the LOC101244748 gene encoding thaumatin-like protein 1b, with protein sequence MMNAQVSLAFFFLCFIILISGALSATFTLVNQCNYQVWPGILSGAGTAQLSPTGFMLDPSQSVSVSAPTGWSGRLWGRTFCSQDSSTGKFTCASGDCGSGTVECSGAGAAPPATLAEFTLNGAGGLDFYDVSLVDGYNLPMLITPKGGAGNCSTTGCGVDLNGSCPNELKKMMNSLSSECVGCKSACEAFGDPKYCCSGSYATPDTCKPTDYSLFFKRACPRSYSYAYDDGSSTFTCGGSADYVITFCPLPSDSPKSPGGGAGDGSSPMSRGVLTNSPSPLLTSLIINILVAVWDMMQLHRSCTDKGVSNI